The segment TTTCGGATGTAAAAGGTTCCTCACAAAAGGAGAACTGTCAAGAACTAGCCACAAAATGAAACGATCATTTGGTTTTTTGTTGGATTTTGCGGGGAAGAGGGGTCTAATCCCTATTAGGCTCTGGATATTTGCAACAGAAAGCTTCACCGTAATTAGGATTTGACCTAAAAATTCAATCTCGAGGTGATTGGGACGAGATAACTTGCGTTTGAGTCGTTATCCCGCTCCAGAGCAATTCCAGGAAAAGTGCGAAGCGGTTTTCCGTCCGGAATGCTTGGAAATAAAGGGGTAGAGCGGGAAAGCGATTCCGTGAAACGCTGAACGGCTCTAGATGTTTGATCAGGCATGATCTTACCCACAAGCCGCTTCGCATGTTTGGGATCATGCCTTAGATAGGATCGATACCATGTCGGACATCTCGCAGGTGCCGCTTCATTCGAACCATCGGGAACGCGAGATCCTGGAGGAGCTTCGGCTTGCAGGCGGCGCAAGCCGTATTCAGTTTCTCGCCGAGCGGCTGGCGGTTTCCGAGGAGACCATTCGCCGCAATATCCGCAGCCTGGAAGCCAATGGCCTCGTCACCAAGGTGCATGGCGGAGTTCATATCAAGGACTCGATCATCGAGCAGCCGCTGCATTTCCGGATGAACGAGAATGCCGAGGCCAAACGCATGATCGCGGCCCGTGTTGCGGCGATGATCCAGAACGGCGATACGCTCTTCCTCGACATCGGCTCCACGACGGCTTTCATCGCCGTCGCGCTACAGAAACATCAGAACCTCTTCGTCGTCACCAATGCCGTCTCGGTGGCGCATGCGCTGGCGACCCGCAACGGCAATCGCGTTTTCTTCGCAGGCGGCGAGCTGCGCAGCCACGATGGCGGTGCCTTCGGCACGGAAGCGACCAACTTCCTGCGCCGCTTCAATGTTCGCCATGCTATATTGTCCGTCGGCGCCGTGAATGCCGTCTCCGGCTTCATGCTGCACGATCTTGAAGAGGCGGAATATTCCCGCGAAGCATCGCGGCGCGCCGAAAACCGCATCATCGTCGCCGACAGCGCCAAATTCGGTCGCAGCGCCCCGATCATCATCGATGATCCCGCCATGTACGACGTGATGGTCACCGACGACATGCCGCCCCCGGATATCCGCGCCATGCTCGACCGCAACGAAATCGACCTCGTCATCGCCAATCAGCGCCGGATGGAGCAGCTCTAAAGCAAGTGCAGGAAAAGCGCGCTCCGTTCCCGTTATGGCTTTAACTCCTGCACATGGCTTCCAGGGTCAGCGCCGCCTTGCTGGCATGTCGCTCTTTGTGACGCAGCAGACGGAAGCTGCGGACGGGCAGGTCGAAAGCCGCACGCACAAGTAATCCCTGTTGCAGATAAGCCATGGCCGCGGCACTGGAAATCGCCGCGGCGCTTTGTCCGTAGCAGACGGCCGACAAGACGGCCTCGTTCGACGGCAGCACCAGCGCGACGCCAAGATCATGTGGCGATGTACCAAGCTTGATGATTGCATTTTCGAATTCGGATCGCGTCCCCGAACCTTCCTCGCGCATCACCCACGAGGTACCCGAGGCAAGATCGTCAACGCTCAGCTTCCGACCGTCGGCCCAGGGATGACTTGGCGGCACGACGATGACAAGCGCATCCTGCGCGACAACTTTCATCGACAAAGCCGGCGTATCCACCTCCCCTTCGACGAAGCCCAATTCGGCGGTGCCTTCGATGACCGCCTCGATGACCGTACGTGTATTGCCGATCGTCAAATCGAGCTCGATGCCGGGATATTCGCGATGAAAGCGCATCAGCAAGGGCGGCAGCCAATAGCTGGCAATAGTCTGACTGGCACGCAGGCTGAGCCGGCCGCGCTGCAGGCCGCCGAGTTCGGAAAGCATGAGCTCCGCCGATCGCACGCGAGCCAGCGTCGCCTTCGCCTCGCTGAGAAAGATCCGGCCGGTTTCCGTCAGCTCGATCCGCCGGCCGACCCGATGAAACAGCTCGATGCCATAATAGCCTTCGAGGTTCTTGATGGCGGCGCTGACGGCCGAGGGCGTCAGATGGATTGCCTGTGCCGCGTGGGTCAGGTGTTCCCGCTCGGCGACGGCGACAAAAATAGCGAGTTGCTCGAATGTCATAGGAAATCATTCTAATTAATCGAATAAAACATAGGATAATATTCGATGGATGTCGACATCAGGAGGTGAGACTTTCTCGTCATAGAAAATTCTCCATAGCCAAACGGCGGTCCCGCATGCCCCTTTTCAGACGAGCCCATATCATCCTTCCCGGCCTTATCCTTACGAGCCTCGTGGCCCTTCTCGCCTATGCCTTCGAGCGTATAGAGATCGGCATTTTCGGTCGCCGGTGGATCGAGAGCCTGGTGCTCGCCATTGCGCTCGGCATTGTCGTCTGCACCGTAAAGCCGCTGACGCCCGCACTGCGCCCCGGCATCGATTTCAGCGCCAAGATCCTGCTTGAAATTGCCATTGTCCTGCTTGGCTCCTCGATCAGCCTCTCGGCCATCAGCGGCGCCGGTGTCTGGTTGATCGCCGGCATTGCCATCGTCGTCGTGTTGTCGATCGCAGCGACCTATATGACCGGCCGGCTGCTTGGCCTGCCACCGAAACTGGCGACGCTGATTGCCTGCGGCAATTCCATCTGCGGCAACTCGGCCATCGTTGCCGTTGCGCCGGTCATCGAGGCCGGTTCGGAGGAGATTGCCGCCGCTCTTGCCTTCACCGCCGTACTTGGCATCGCCGCCGTCTTCCTGCTGCCGCTTCTCTATTTCCACGCCGGCATGAGCGTGCCGCAATATGGCGTGCTGGCAGGATTGACCGTCTATGCTGTGCCGCAGGTGCTTGCCGCGACCGCGCCGGTCAGCCTCCTTGCGGTGCAGACCGGTACCCTGGTCAAGCTGATCCGCGTGCTGATGCTCGGGCCTGTCATCTTCCTGCTCGGCATTATCACCAAGACCAAAACGGCGGGGATGGACAGCCGCACAGGCCAGCATCACTCGCTGGTTCCCTGGTTCATCTGCGGCTTTCTAGGGCTGATGGCCCTGCGCTCTTTCGGCTTGATCCCGGACGCATTGATCGCGCAGATGGCGGTGATATCCAACATCCTGACGGTGATTGCCATGGCAGCACTCGGCCTGTCCGTGAACATCCGTTCCGTTGCCCATGCCGGCGGCCGGGTCATCACGGCAGCCACGCTGTCGCTGCTGGCGCTCGGTGGCATCAGCTATGGGTTGATTGCCGCTCTTCAAATCCGGTAGATCCGGCATTGTCGTGGGAATTGCCGGAAGTCCGGTGCGGATCCGGCTTCTGAGCCGATGCCAACAGCACCGCGATTTCGCTTCCCGGCGAAGGATAGCCGATCGCATAACCCTGAAGTCTGTCACAACCCGCGCGTGGTCCTCGGTTTCCACGCCTTCGGCGATGACTTCAACGCTGAGCGCCCTTGCTATTTCCACGATCGCGCCCACCATGCGGCGCTGTTCGTCCGAAACGGTAATTGCCGTCACCAACTGCCGATCGATCTTCAGCCGCTTCGGCTTCAGTTTCACAAGGCCGATCAATGAGGCATGACCGGAGCCGAAATCGTCGATTTCGATCTCGATACCCATCTTTTTGATCGCGTCGATATTGGCGAGCACCTTGTCGTCGGGATCGTCGAGGAAGATCGTCTCGATCAGTTCGAAGGCAATGGCATGGCTTGGTATATTCTGAGCTTGCAGCCGTTCAATCAGGTGCGGATCGGCCAGACGGTTTCCCGAGATGTTGACGGCGATACGCGGCGGCATCAGGCCTTGCAGGGCCCAGTTGGCGCGGTCGAACAATACGCGGTTCAGGATGGCCGCATCGATCTCCGCCGTCAGCCCGTATTCCTCAGCCACCTTGAGGAAGGCTGCGGGCGCCAGCAGTCCCTTCTCCGGATGCCACCATCGGGCCAGAGCCTCCAGTCCCACGATCCGTCGGCTGCGCGCATCCACTTGGATTTGGTAGAACGGCACGATTTCATGCCGGATCAGCGCCAATCGCAATTCCTCTGCCAATTGCCGTTCGGCCTGCAGATCGGATTGTAGTTTCGGCGTGAAGAATTCGACACGGTTGCGGCCCAATTTCTTTGCTTGATAAAGGGCGATATCAGATTCCGCCAGCAGATTGCCGGCCCCGCCCACGGTGCTCCAGGCCGCCCCGATCGAAGCTCCCACCTGCAGCATGTCATGGCCGAAGCGGACATCGCACCTCAGCCGCCAGAGAATATCATCGGCAATGGTTTTGAGTTCATCGACACCATTGAGATTGACCAGCATCACGACGAATTCGTCACCGCCAATGCGGGCGACCATATCATCAGCCGCAATCGCGCCGGAAATCCGCACCGCCGCATTCTGCAGCGTCAAATCGCCAGCCGCATGCCCCCATTTATCGTTGATCTGCTTGAAACAGTCGAGATCGATGTGGAGGACGGCCAGCGTCTTGACCGCCGCATCGGCGCGCAGCTCCGCCAACCGGCGATCGAAGTAGCGGCGGTTGGGCAGGCCGGTCAGATAGTCGTGGTCGGCAGCGTGCTCGATACGGGCCCGGCTCTGCTCCAGCGCAATAGCGCGCGCTTCCGCGACCGCTTTCTGGTCGGTCAGCTCGCGGTTCAGCAGGACATCGGCTGTGACATCCCACTCCGCACCGATGAAGGACGGCTCGCCATCAGGTCCCTCATAGAAATGGGCGCGCGAGCGCAGATAGCGCACCGTTCCGTCAGGTAGGATGATGCGAAATTGTGAGTTGTAGAAACCTTTTTCCACAACCGCCATATCGAACTCGGCGACAGCCCGCTCGGCATCGTCGGGGTGAAGAGCGTTCAGCCAGATCTCAGAGGGCACTTTGCGATCGGTACGGCCGGTCTGATAGAGCTTGTGCATCTGCGGATCCCAGAGCACTTCCTCTTCGTTCAGATTATGCTCCCAGACGCCGATTTGAGACGTCTCCAGCGCCAGTTCCAGCCTTCTCAAAAGGTTCTGGAACTCCTGTTCGGATCGCGCTGACACCGTCTCTTCCACCGAGTCGCCCCTCTGGACACATGGAAGTTTGCATGATTTCGGCGATATCTTTGCACCACTCCCTTTAACGATATTTAATAACCTCTCGATAGGTACCGGCTTTCGTCCGCAACTCTCGGTGCAATCAATTTGTGGTTAATGATTATGGCGCGGCGGATTGGCCGCGAGGTTGCGGAAATCGGCAGCGCCGTCGAGCACCGCGCCATCTGAAAGTTGCGTGACCGAACGGCGGTAGATGCGTTGCCAAGGCGTCGCATCCGGCGGAACCGCAGGAATCCCGTCCTCCTTGCGCCGCTCGATTTCAGTCTCGTCCACCAACATGTTGCAGCGGCCGTGATTGAAATCGATGCGAATGGTGTCGCCGGTCCTCAGCCATGCGAGGCCGCCGCCAGCCGCACTTTCCGGCGAGGCGTTCAGGATCGACGGGCTGTCGGCGGTACCCGACTGGCGGCCGTCGCCGATCGTCGGCAGGCTGCTGATGCCCCGCTTCAGCAGCGCATCCGGCGGCTGCATGTTGACGACTTCGGCAGAGCCCGGCCAACCGATCGGCCCGGCCCCGCGAATAACGAGAATCGTGTTCTCATCGATACCGAGATCGGCATCGTTGATGCGCTTGTGATAATCCTCCGATCCGTCGAACACCACCGCCCGGCCTTCGAACACGCCCTCGCGGCCCGGCTCCTGCAGATAGCGACGACGGAAATCCTCTGAAACGACGCTCATCTTCATGATGGCGAAATCGAAGAGATTGCCCTTCAGCACCAGGAAGCCGGCCCGCTCCTTCAAAGGCTCTCCGAAAGGACGGATAACCTCGCGATCCGTTGCTTCCCTGCCTTTCAGGTTGTCGGCCATCGTCTTGCCGGTAACGGTCGGACAGTCACCATCGAGTTTGCCGGCCTGCAGCAGCTCCCACATGACGGCCGGCACGCCGCCGGCGCGATGGAAGCGCTCGCCAAGATAGGCGCCCGCCGGCTGCACATTAGCCAGCAGCGGAATGTCGAATCCATGGATCTGCCAATCATCCGGGTGAAGCTCGACGCCGGCATGCTTTGCCATGGCTGCAATATGTGGCTGCGCATTGGTTGAGCCGCCGATCGCCGAATTCACCCGGATCGCATTGAGGAAAGCCTGCCGGGTCAATATGTCTGACGGCTTGATGCCCTCGAGCACCAGCTCGACGGCGCGGCGGCCGGTGCGATAGGCCATCTGCCCGCGTTCGCGATAGGCGCCGGGAATGGCGGCGCAGCCGGTGAGCGACATGCCGAGCGCCTCGGCCATGGCGTTCATGGTCAAGGCCGTGCCCATGGTATTGCAATGGCCGATCGAAGGCGCCGAGGCGAGCGATGCCTCCATGAAGCCCTCTTCATCGATCTCGCCGGCCGCCAGCTTGCGGCGCGAACGCCAGATCACCGTGCCGGAACCGGCCAACTCGCCGTCGTGCCAGCCGTCCAGCATCGGACCGCCGGAGAGGACGATCGCCGGAATATTGACCGTGGAGGCCGCCATCAGCGCCGACGGCGTGGTCTTGTCGCAGCCCGTCGTCAACACGACGCCGTCGAGCGGATAGCCGTAAAGCACCTCGACAAGGCCGAGATAGGCGAGATTGCGGTCGAGTGCCGCCGTCGGGCGCTTGCAATTCTCGAAGATCGGATGGGTCGGGAATTCGATCGGAATGCCGCCGGCATCGCGAATGCCGTCGCGGACACGCTTCGCGAGATCGAGGTGATGGCGGTTGCAAGGCGTCAGGTCGCTGCCGCTCTGGGCAATGCCGATGATCGGCTTGCCGGAGCGCAGCTCTTCCGGCGTGATGCCGTAATTCATGAAGCGCTCGAGGTAGAGCGCGGTCATATCGATATGATCGGGATTGTCGAACCAGTCCTGCGAGCGCAGACGACGCTTGGATGTGCCGTTGTCGGTCATGTCTTCCTCAGGTCTTTCGTCGAGCATTCTTTTCTTCCAGATGCGCCAGCAAGCCGCTGTGATCGCTTTCACCGCCGCCCTGCTCCACGAATTCGGCGAACTCCGCCCTGACGGCCTCGGTCAACGGCAGATGCAGCGACAAGCTTTGAGCAGCGGCAAGAACGGCGTCGAGATCTTTCAATTGGTTGCGCGACGTGCCGCCGGGTACGAAATTGCGCTCGATCATGCGCTGACCATGCAGCTCCAGAATCCGGCTTTCGGCAAAACCGCCGCGAATGGCAGCGCGAAACGCCTCACGCGAACCGCCGCCGGCTTCGACCAGAAGCATGGCTTCCGCAATCGCGCCGATGGTGACCGCCACGATCTGCTGATTGCCGAGCTTGGCGAGCTGGCCGGCGCCGCTTGGTCCCACACGGGTAACCCGGCCGAGCGGGGCCAGCACGTCCCGGACACTATCGATGATTTCGGCCTCGCCGCCCGCCATGATTGCCAGCGTTCCGGCGGCTGCACCAACCACGCCGCCGGAAACGGGAGCATCGATATGATGAACGCCGCGCTCCGCCAGCTTTGCCGCGTTCTCGCGGGCGAGCGGCGGCGGAATGGAGCTATTGTCGATCACGATGGCGCCGGGCTCCAATGCTTCCGCAACACCGCTTCCGAACAGCACCTCACTGACCGCGCCGGCATTGGTCAGCATGGTGAACAAGACGGCGGCCCCCTTGGCGGCCTCCGCTGCCGTCGCAGCGACGGTCGCTCCATCGGCCGCCAATGCATCAGCCTTGCTCCGATCGCGATTCCAGACGGTGACGGCAAAGCCCCCAGCGAGCAACCGCCTCGCCATCGGGGCTCCCATCAGCCCAGCTCCGAGAAAAGCGATCTTCCGACCGGTCATGCAATGCGTCCTTCCAATTCGTCTTCGATATGGACCTGAATGATCTCGTCGAAAGAGCTTTCGGCCACAAAACCCAACTCCCTCGCCCGCGTCGCCGTAAAGCCTTGGGCCCAACCGGAGACGATGCGCATTATCATCTCGTCCGGCTCGCGGCGGATCAATTTTACCGCCTTCTCGCCGGCAATGCGACGCAAAGCCTCGATCTGCTCGCCAACCGTGGCGCTGACGCCCGGCATGGAGAGATTTCGGTCAGCCCCGACAGGCGCAAGATCGATCGTCGCGCCATGAACGAGAAATCCGACTGCCGAACGCGGCGAGGCATGCCAATGCCGCACGTCCTCCGGCACCGGCAACACGGCTTCCTGGCCGATCAGCGGCTCGCGCAATATGCCGGAGAAGAAACCGGAGGCCGCCCTGTTCGGCTTGCCGGGACGAATGCAGATGGTCGGCAGGCGAATACCGATGCTGTCGAAAATGCCGCGCCGCGTATAGTCGGCCAGCAGCAGTTCGCTGATCGCCTTCTGCGTACCATAGCTGGTGAGAGGCGTCAGATGGAAATCGTCGGGAATAGGCGTCGGAAAAGGTGAGCCGAAAACAGCGCAGGAAGAAGTAAAGACGATGCGCGGATGATAGCCGTCCTCGGCATGGGCGGCTCGGATCGCTTCGAAGAGCTGCCGGGTGCCGTCGAGATTGATGCGGTAGCCCTTGTCGAAATCGAGTTCCGCCTCGCCCGAAACGATCGCCGCGAGATGGAAGATCACATCCGGCCGGCGGGCGATGATCTTCTCCGCCGCTCCTGGCGCAGACAGATCCCGGGCACGCGCCTTCACCTTGCCGGTAAAACCCTGCGGCAGAGGCGGCTCGACGACATCGACCAATGTCAGCCTGGTGATCTCCCGGCCGCCGAGACCGCCATCGGCGATCAACCGTGCCGTCAATTTTCGGCCGATCATGCCGGCTGCTCCGATGATGGCGATGTGCATAGAATCCTCCCTCGTGAATGACCGTTAGCGGGCGGCTCCTCCGGCCCGACGTACGTCAATCATGTGCCTAACTGTTTGATAAACCCATGACGTCAGCATGCAAATGAAATTGGCGGACAAGGGGCAAAATCTTTGAAAAACAGATTGGCCGAAATGGAAAATATCAAAGCTAAAGTGAGATAAAAAATAGGGCGGAACCTTGCGGTCCCGCCCACGGCATATCGGGCACTGGGGGTACTGCCCGACACGGCTCTCCTATTCGGCGGCGATCGGGAGAACCTCTGCCGAATGGCTGTTGTTGTCATTGTGGTGATGCTGCTTCAGCGGACGGTTGCCCGTCAGCCTGCGGATCAGCACGTAGAACACCGGCGTCATGAAGATGCCGAAGAACGTTACGCCGATCATGCCCGAGAACACCGCGATACCCATGGCGGCGCGCATCTCGGCACCAGCGCCGGTCGAGGTGACCAGCGGCACGACACCCATGATGAAAGCCATGGAGGTCATCAGGATCGGGCGCAGACGCAGACGGCTGGCTTCGACGGCAGCTTGAACCGGCGTGCGGCCTTCGAATTCCAGCTCGCGGGCGAATTCCACGATCAGGATCGCATTTTTCGCCGACAGACCGACGAGCACCACCAGGCCGATCTGGGTGAAGATATTGTTGTCTCCACCCGTGAGCCAGACACCGGTCAGCGCCGCCAATACGCCCATCGGCACGATCATGATGATGGCGAGCGGCAAGGTCAGGCTCTCGTATTGGGCGGCCAGCACGAGGAAGACGAGCAGCAGCGCCAGCGGGAAAACAACGACGCTGGAATTGCCGGCCAGAATCTGCTGGTAGGTCAGGTCCGTCCATTCGAAGTCAATGCCGGGCGGCAACGTCTCATGCAGGATCTTCTCGATCGCCGCCTGTGCCTGACCCGACGAGTAGCCGGGCGCCGGGCCGCCATTGATATCGGCCGCAAGGAAGCCGTTGTAGCGGTTCGTGCGTTCCGGACCGGTGGTGGCATCGACCTTCAGCAAAGCCGAAAGCGGGATCATCTGGCCCGATGCCGAGCGAACCTTCAACTGGCCGATATCGTCCGGCTGAGCGCGGAACTTGGCATCGGCCTGCACGCGGACGCTGTAGGTGCGGCCGAAGGCGTTGAAATCGTTCACGTAGAGCGAACCCAGATAGATCTGCAGCGTCTGGAAGACATCCGTGACGGAGACCCCGAGTTGTTCGGCCTTGGCACGGTCGAGATCGGCAAAGAGCTGCGGCACGTTGATCTGGAAGCTCGAGAAGATGCCGGCGAGTTCCGGTGTCTGGTAGGCCTTGGCTATCACCGCCTTGGCCGCCTGGTCGAGAGCCTGGTTGCCGAGGCCGGCGCGATCCTCGATCTGCAGCTTGAAGCCGCCTGTCGTGCCGAGGCCGTTGACCGGCGGCGGCGGGAACATGGCGATGAAGGCGTCCTGGATGGCGCCGAACTTCTGGTTCAGCGCCATGGCGATCGCCCCACCTGAAAGGTCAGGCGTCTTGCGCTCGTCGAAGTCCTTCAACGTCACGAAAACGATGCCGGCATTCGAGGAATTGGTGAAGCCATTGATCGACAGACCCGGGAAGGCGATCGCATTGGCGACGCCCGGCTGGGCGAGCGCAATATCGGTCATGCGCTTGATCACGTTCTCCGTGCGGTCAAGGCTCGCAGCATCCGGCAACTGTGCGAAGCCGATCAGATACTGCTTGTCCTGCGACGGCACGAAACCGCCGGGAACTGTGGTGAACAGGCTGTAGGTCGCCCCCACCAGCGCGAGATAGAGCACCATGACGATGCTCTTGCGCGACACCAGGCCGCCGACGCCCTTGCCGTAGTACTTCGAACCGGCCCCGAACGCCCGGTTGAAGCCGCGGAAGAACCAGCCGAAGACCGCGTCCATGAACCGCGTCAGCCAATCCTTCGGCGCATGATGGCCCTTCAGGAGCAGGGATGCCAGTGCCGGAGACAGGGTGAGCGAGTTGAAGGCAGAGATGACGGTCGAGATGGCGATCGTCAGCGCGAACTGGCGGTAGAACTGGCCGGACAGGCCGGAGATGAAGGCGAGCGGCACGAAGACGGCGACGAGCACCAGCGCGATCGCGATGATCGGACCGGAGACTTCCTTCATGGCCTTGTAGGTGGCGTCTCGCGGACTGAGCCCGTTCTCGATATTGCGTTCGACGTTCTCAACCACCACGATCGCGTCGTCCACGACGATACCGATCGCCAGCACCAGGCCGAATAGACTGAGCGCGTTGATCGAGAAGCCGAAGACATACATCACCGCAAAGGTGCCGATGATCGACACCGGAACGGCGATCAGCGGGATGATCGAGGCGCGCCATGTCTGCAGGAACAGGATGACGACGAGGACGACGAGCGCGATGGCTTCGAGTAGTGTGTCGAGGACCTTTTCAATCGAGGCGCGGACGAATTTCGTCGTGTCGTAGACGATGTCGTACTTGACGCCCGCCGGCATGGCCTGCTGCAGCTCGTTCATGGTCGAGCGCACATTGTTCGCAATCTCGATCGCGTTCGAACCGGGCGCCTGGAGAACCGCGACGGCGACCGCCGGCTTGCCGTCGAGCAGCGAACGCAGGGTATAGTCTTCCGCACCGAGCTCGACGCGGGCGACGTCGCGAAGGCGGGTGATCTCGCCGTTGGCGCCCGTCTTGACGATGATGTTGCCGAACTCCTCGGGTGTGCGCAGGCGGCCCTGGGCATTGACGTTGAGCTGCAAATCCACGCTCGGCCGGCTGGGTGAGGCACCGATGATGCCGGCCGCAGCCTGGACGTTCTGGGAGCTGATCGCATTGCTGATGTCGCTGGCGGCAAGATTATGCTCGGCTGCCTTCTGCGGATCGATCCAGACGCGCATGGAATAGTCGCCGGCGCCGAAGACCTGCACCTGCCCGACGCCTTCGATGCGGGCGAGCCGATCCTTGATGTTCAGGGTCGCATAGTTTCGCAGATAAGTGATGTCGTGGTCGGCCCCGTCCGAGACGAGATTGACGACCATGATGAAATCAGGCGAGCTCTTGACGGTCGTGATGCCGAGGGCACGGACTTCCGTGGGCAGGCGCGGCTCGGCCTGCGAAACGCGGTTTTGCACGAGCTGCTGCGCCTTGTCCGGATCGGTGCCGAGCTTGAAGGTGACCGTAACGTTGAGAACGCCGTCGGACGTTGCCTGGCTGGACATGTAGAGCATGCCCTCGACGCCGTTGATCTGCTCTTCGAGCGGCGTCGCCACCGTTTCGGCAATGACGGTCGGGTTGGCGCCGGGATAGGTGGCGCGCACGACAATCGACGGCGGCACGACCTCTGGATATTCGGAGATCGGCAGCGCTCTAAGACCGATCAGGCCGGCGACCACGATGAGGACCGAAAGAACACCGGCAAAGACCGGGCGGTCAACAAAGAATCTGGAGATGTTCATATCAAAGCCCCCTCCGGGGTGAAAACGGATGCAAAACTCCTGTCCGGCGATTTGAAAGCCGCCGGCGGATCATGCGATTTCGGATATCGGCCTTCTCCCCGCGGGCAGAAGGCGAAGTCTTATTGAGCGGTCGCGACCTTCTCGGCCATCTGCGGTGCGACGACTGCACCGGGACGGATGCGCTGCAGCCCGTTGACGACGATCTTCTCGCCGACTTTCAGGCCGTTCTCGATCACTCGCTGCCCGTCGACCAGCGACCCGAGTTGGACCTGCCGGTAATTGACCTTGTTTTCACCATCAACGACGAAGACGAACTTCTTGTCCTGATCAGTGCCGACTGCGCGGTCGTTGATGACGATCCTGTTTTCAGCTTTCGGCTGGCCCATGCGAACACGTACGAACTGGCCGGGGATAAGGCGCCCGCCCGGATTGTCGAAGACGGCACGTACGGCAACGGTGCCACTGGCCGCATCGACTTCATTGTCGATCAGTTGCAGCTTGCCGTTGATCGGCGTGCCGTTGTCGTTGGTGGTGCCAATCTGCACGGGGATCTGTTCGACCGGCGGAACCGCGCCATCCGTCGCCGGAAGCTGTGCGAGCGCCTGGGTGACAGTCTGTTCGCTGGCATTGAAGCTGGCGTAGATCGGATCGACCGAGACCAGCGTCGTCAGTGCCGGCGAAGCGGAACCGGCAGCAACGAGGTTGCCGACGGTGACCTCGATCTTGCCGACGCGACCGGCGATCGGAGCGCGAACCTGCGTATAGTCGAGATTCAACTGTGCC is part of the Rhizobium sp. CB3090 genome and harbors:
- a CDS encoding DeoR/GlpR family DNA-binding transcription regulator, encoding MSDISQVPLHSNHREREILEELRLAGGASRIQFLAERLAVSEETIRRNIRSLEANGLVTKVHGGVHIKDSIIEQPLHFRMNENAEAKRMIAARVAAMIQNGDTLFLDIGSTTAFIAVALQKHQNLFVVTNAVSVAHALATRNGNRVFFAGGELRSHDGGAFGTEATNFLRRFNVRHAILSVGAVNAVSGFMLHDLEEAEYSREASRRAENRIIVADSAKFGRSAPIIIDDPAMYDVMVTDDMPPPDIRAMLDRNEIDLVIANQRRMEQL
- a CDS encoding LysR family transcriptional regulator, whose translation is MTFEQLAIFVAVAEREHLTHAAQAIHLTPSAVSAAIKNLEGYYGIELFHRVGRRIELTETGRIFLSEAKATLARVRSAELMLSELGGLQRGRLSLRASQTIASYWLPPLLMRFHREYPGIELDLTIGNTRTVIEAVIEGTAELGFVEGEVDTPALSMKVVAQDALVIVVPPSHPWADGRKLSVDDLASGTSWVMREEGSGTRSEFENAIIKLGTSPHDLGVALVLPSNEAVLSAVCYGQSAAAISSAAAMAYLQQGLLVRAAFDLPVRSFRLLRHKERHASKAALTLEAMCRS
- a CDS encoding putative sulfate exporter family transporter, producing the protein MPLFRRAHIILPGLILTSLVALLAYAFERIEIGIFGRRWIESLVLAIALGIVVCTVKPLTPALRPGIDFSAKILLEIAIVLLGSSISLSAISGAGVWLIAGIAIVVVLSIAATYMTGRLLGLPPKLATLIACGNSICGNSAIVAVAPVIEAGSEEIAAALAFTAVLGIAAVFLLPLLYFHAGMSVPQYGVLAGLTVYAVPQVLAATAPVSLLAVQTGTLVKLIRVLMLGPVIFLLGIITKTKTAGMDSRTGQHHSLVPWFICGFLGLMALRSFGLIPDALIAQMAVISNILTVIAMAALGLSVNIRSVAHAGGRVITAATLSLLALGGISYGLIAALQIR
- a CDS encoding IlvD/Edd family dehydratase, with translation MTDNGTSKRRLRSQDWFDNPDHIDMTALYLERFMNYGITPEELRSGKPIIGIAQSGSDLTPCNRHHLDLAKRVRDGIRDAGGIPIEFPTHPIFENCKRPTAALDRNLAYLGLVEVLYGYPLDGVVLTTGCDKTTPSALMAASTVNIPAIVLSGGPMLDGWHDGELAGSGTVIWRSRRKLAAGEIDEEGFMEASLASAPSIGHCNTMGTALTMNAMAEALGMSLTGCAAIPGAYRERGQMAYRTGRRAVELVLEGIKPSDILTRQAFLNAIRVNSAIGGSTNAQPHIAAMAKHAGVELHPDDWQIHGFDIPLLANVQPAGAYLGERFHRAGGVPAVMWELLQAGKLDGDCPTVTGKTMADNLKGREATDREVIRPFGEPLKERAGFLVLKGNLFDFAIMKMSVVSEDFRRRYLQEPGREGVFEGRAVVFDGSEDYHKRINDADLGIDENTILVIRGAGPIGWPGSAEVVNMQPPDALLKRGISSLPTIGDGRQSGTADSPSILNASPESAAGGGLAWLRTGDTIRIDFNHGRCNMLVDETEIERRKEDGIPAVPPDATPWQRIYRRSVTQLSDGAVLDGAADFRNLAANPPRHNH
- a CDS encoding NAD(P)-dependent oxidoreductase, whose amino-acid sequence is MTGRKIAFLGAGLMGAPMARRLLAGGFAVTVWNRDRSKADALAADGATVAATAAEAAKGAAVLFTMLTNAGAVSEVLFGSGVAEALEPGAIVIDNSSIPPPLARENAAKLAERGVHHIDAPVSGGVVGAAAGTLAIMAGGEAEIIDSVRDVLAPLGRVTRVGPSGAGQLAKLGNQQIVAVTIGAIAEAMLLVEAGGGSREAFRAAIRGGFAESRILELHGQRMIERNFVPGGTSRNQLKDLDAVLAAAQSLSLHLPLTEAVRAEFAEFVEQGGGESDHSGLLAHLEEKNARRKT
- the denD gene encoding D-erythronate dehydrogenase codes for the protein MHIAIIGAAGMIGRKLTARLIADGGLGGREITRLTLVDVVEPPLPQGFTGKVKARARDLSAPGAAEKIIARRPDVIFHLAAIVSGEAELDFDKGYRINLDGTRQLFEAIRAAHAEDGYHPRIVFTSSCAVFGSPFPTPIPDDFHLTPLTSYGTQKAISELLLADYTRRGIFDSIGIRLPTICIRPGKPNRAASGFFSGILREPLIGQEAVLPVPEDVRHWHASPRSAVGFLVHGATIDLAPVGADRNLSMPGVSATVGEQIEALRRIAGEKAVKLIRREPDEMIMRIVSGWAQGFTATRARELGFVAESSFDEIIQVHIEDELEGRIA